The DNA region GCCGGCTGTCGCGCGGTGGGCGTAAACCTGCGCCCGCCGTCGGTGGAGCGCAGCACCTGCCCGCCGTCCTGCGTGACGTACACGGTCTGCGGCTGCCGCGGATCCACGGCCAGCCCGACCATCTCCCCCGAGCGCCACCCGCCGTCTTTCGCGCGCGCCCGCTTGTAGACCCGGCGCCAGTTCACGCCGTCGCTGCTGCGGTAGAGCGAGCTCGTCTCCTCGCCCCACGGGTCGGAGGTGGCGTAGTAGACCTTCGAGGCGCCGTTGCCGGCCACTGCGAGGCCCCAGAAGTGCCCGGCCGTCTCCTTGTCGTAGTGCTTGGGGAAGGCCATCTGCCAGGAGCGCCCGCCGTCGGTCGAGCGGGCGATGCCAGCGTCCATGAAGGCCGCATAGAGCGCCTCCTCGGTCGCCCCGGCGTCCACCACGAGGCTCGTGACGCAGGTGTTCTGCGCGCCGCTCACCTTGTCGGCCCACGTCTCTCCCCCGTCGTCGCTGCGTTCGATCCCCCAGAAGTTGGTGTAGTAGAGGCGCCGCGGGTGCTTCCGGTCGAGCGCGATGTACCAGCTCTTGGTCGGGTCGGTGGCCCAGGTGCGAGTGGGGCTCGCGTCGGTGTCGAAGGCGAGCTCTCCCTTGCCCGTCCATCGACGTCCTCCGTCGGTCGTCTTCCACACGTTCGGTTCGTCGTAGGTGGCGAGCACGGCCCAGGCCTCGTCCGGTCGTTCGGGGTGCACGGCCACCGCGCTCACCCAGGCCTCGTCGTTCGCGAGGGGGATTCCGGCCGTGACGCGCTTCCAGCTCCCGGCCCCGTCGGTGCTCTTGTAGACCCCGGCTCGCCCGAGGGCCGCGTAGAGCACGCCCCCCTTGCTCGCGGCCAGAAACTTCACGGTGGCCTGCGCCGGCAGCCCCGCGTTCGCGGCCTTCCAGCTCCCCTTCTCGCCCGACGCGCCGCTCTTCACCACGCCCCCGCCGTCGAGGGCGGCGTAGACCACCTTGGGGTTCGACGGGTCGAAGAGGAGAAACGCCACCGGGGTCGGGTAGGCGCCCTTCGGCGAGTCGTCGTCGTCGGTCGACGTGAGCTTGGCGCGCGTCGTGCCGACCGCGTGGACCTGGTGGAAGCTCTTGCCCCCGTCGGTGGTGCGAAAGATCCCCTTCCGCACGCTCCCGACGAGCAGCGTTCCGCGCGCCGCGGGGTCGGGGGCGATGGCCTCCACCGTGCGCCAGCGCCGGAAGGTGATGCCGACCTTCTGGCTCGCGGGGAGGTGCCGCCACGACGCGCCGCCGTCGGGGCTCAGGTAGAGCCCGGACTTCTTCGCCTCGGGGTTCGCGCCGACGCCCGCGTAGAGCACGTTCGGGTCGAAGGGGTCGATGGCGAACGACGAGACCTCGTGGTTGCCGAGCCCGAGGCTGCGGATCTCCCACCGGTCCCCGTAGTCCGTGCTGCGGTAGACGCCGGCCACGTCGCTCGCCGCGTAGGCGACGCCGTTGCCGCGGGGGTCGAGGTGCACGCTCAGATAGTTCCCCGCCCCGCCGAAGCCCGCCGGAGCCCACCGTCCCCTCGCGTCGGGAGTGGAGTCCGCCCCGGCACGCGCTCTGCCGGGCCCCTTCGGCGCCTCGCCCACGGCGGTCTTCGCGCTGCAGCCCGAGACGAGCGATGCGGCGCAGATCGCGGCTGTCAGGAAGCTCCACCTCTCGCGGACCATGGTCGCTTCCTCCTCGCGCTAAAGGTGCAGCAAGGACTCCACCTCGGCCACCGCGCCATCGATAGAGATCCGACGCTGCGCCATCGTGTCGCGCTCTCGAATGGTGATCGTATCGTTGTCCATCGTCTCGCCGTCGATGGTCAAGCAGTAGGGGGTGCCGATCTCGTCGTGGCGCCGGTAGCGTCGCCCTACCGCGTGCTGCTCGTCGTAGCTGGTGTAGATGCCGCGCGCGAGGAAGGCCTCCACCACCTTGCGCGCCTTCTCCGGCATCCCGTCCTTCTTCACGAGCGGGAGCACCGCCACCTTGATCGGTGCGAGCCGCGGGTGGAGCTTGAGCACGACGCGCGTGGCGTCCTCTCCCTTGCCCCCCTCCACCGGCTCCTCGTGATAGGCGTCGAGCAGGTAGACCAGCGCCCCGCGGGTGGCCCCCGCGGCGGGCTCGATCACGTACGGCACGTACTTCGTCTGCTTGAAGGGGTCGAAGTACTCGAGCCGCGTGCCGCTGTGCTCGGCGTGCTTCTTCAGGTCGTAGTCGGTGCGGTTGGCGATCCCCTCGAGCTCGCCCCAGCCCCACGGATACTCGTACTCGATGTCGAAGCAGGACTTCGCGTAGTGCGCGAGCTCGTCGGCCGCGTGCGGCCGGAAGCGGAATTTCTCCGGGTGATTCGCGTAGCGGCGCCACCAGGCCATCCGCTCGTTCTTCCAGTACTCGCCCCACTCCTCGTCGGTCCCCGGCTCGCAGAAGAACTCCATCTCCATCTGCTCGAACTCGCACGAGCGGAAGATGAAGTGCTCGACGGTGATCTCGTTGCGGAAGGAGCGCCCCATCTGCGCGATGCCGAAGGGGACCTTCATGGACATGGACTGCTGCACGTTCAGGAACTGCACGAACATGGCCTGGGCCGTCTCGGGGCGCAGGTAGACCGAGGCGGGACGCGTGAGCTCCTCGATCGCCGCGCGGAGCTCGCGACCGGCGAGGCCCGCGAGCTTGCCCTGCTCGATGGCGTTCGCGACGTCGCCGAAGGGATCGGTGGCGCCGATGAAGCTGCGGAACATGAGGTTGAACTGGCGCTCGTCGCTGAGGAGCGGCGAGCCGCAGACGGGACAGACGTAGCCCTGCGGTCCGGCCTTCGCCCCCTTCAGGGTGCGTCCGTCGCGCGTGAGCTCGAGGCCGAACTGCTTTTGCACCAGCTCGTGCGCCACCTTGGCCTGACCCTTGTCAGCGAAGGTGATCGGCGCGTCGGTCCCCGGCTCGGCGCGGGGGGCCTTGTCGGCGCGAAAACGCTCCTTGCAGAGCTTGCAGTCCACGAGCGGGTCGGAGAAGCCGGCCAGGTGCCCCGAGGCCTCCCAGACCTTCGGGTGCATGATGATCGACGCGTCGAGCCCAACGACGTTTTCGCGCCGGTGCACGGTGTCGCGCCACCACTCGCCCATCAGGTTGCGCTTCAGCTCGGCGCCGAGCGGGCCGTAGTCGTACGCGCTCTTCAGACCGCCGTAGATCTCGGAGGACTGGAAGACGAAGCCCCGCCGCTTGCACAGCGAGACCATTTTCTGCATCAGATCGGACACTGCAGGCGCTCCTGGTTCCGGGGGGGCGCCAGCATATGCGCTTTGGGGCGGCCTGAGAAGGGCCGGAGCCTCCGGTCCGAGGGCTCGCGGGCCGGCCGCCTTAGCTCATCGTGAAGGAGGCCATGAGCCCGACGTAGAAGAGGCCGAGCACGGCGAAGGTCGCCGGCACGAGCAGGAGGAGGTCCTTGTAGTCGAGGCGCAGCTCGAATTCGGGGAGCTCCTCCTTGGCGGCCCGCATGAGCCCCGTGCTGTAGATCATCGGGACCATCCAGCTCAGGCGATCGTAGGTCGACAGGAAGAAGGTGAGCGAGATGGTGCTCGTGACGTTCGCGCCGAGGAGCCCGGTGGCGAGCTGGTAGTACTTCGCGTTGCCGGCCTCCCTTGCGCGTCGGCGCAAGCGGAAGGCCCCCTTGAAGTTGGCCCACAGCCCGAGCGTGAAGAGCAGGAGCCCCGGCGTGCCGAGCTCCGCGGCCGCGCAGAGAAAGGCGTTGTGCGGGTCGATGACGTGGTAGCGGTCGATCCGGCTGTGGCCGACGCCGAAGATGGGGTAGTGGCTCCAGAGCCGGAAGCCCACCTCCATCGCCTCGCGCCGGAACTCGTCCGAGACGCGCGTGTCGCCCTCGAACTTCTGTTCGTCGCGCACCTTCACCATGTGGCCGGTCAGGACCAGCACGCCGAGCGCCGTCGCCGCGGCCAGCCCCAGGATCACCGCCTTCTTGCCCCAGAGGGCCCAGAGGGTCAGGCCGGCCCCCACCACGAGGGCGAGCTGTCCACCGCGCGAGCCGGTGGCGTAGACGACGGCCGCGTAGAAGAAGGCGAGCAGGGGCCAGACCACCCGGTGCAGCTTGCGCGTCGAGGCCCAGAAGATCCCCATCAGGAGGCAGATGAGAGGCCCCACCGTCCCCGCGAGGTTGTTCGAGTCGTCGAAGACGCCGATCCAGTGCACGCGTCCGAGGTAGGCCGCCACGCCGAACCATCCGCGCCGCTCGCAGCGGTAGAGGCGCGGTCCGATGCCGGGGATCAGCCGCTCCTTGGGCTGATTGTCGAAGCACTGCCGCACGTCCGAGCACGAGCGGCCGTCGAACTTCAGGTTGGCCATGTCGCCTTCGGCCCACTCGGCGCACTGGTAGGGGCCGAAGGTCTGGGGCAGGCCGAAGATGCCCACCACCAGCATGGAGACCATGACCGCGCCGATGAAGATCTTCCAGCGCTTGAGGTTGTCCACGCAGACCATCACGGTCACCACGAAGACGAAATCGCGGAGGAAGTCCGTGGTGAAGATACCCGCGGCCTCACCGAGGCCCGCGTTCACGGCGAGGGAGACGATGGCCCAGAGAAAGAGCAGCCCGAGCACGTAGGCCTGCGACGGAATGCCGAGCTGGATCTTCTTGCGCAGGATCGAGATGCCCACGGCGAGGATCATCAGCGCCGTCGCCACCGGCACGAGCGGCACGCTCTCGAGCTCGGCGAGGAAGTAGTGCGGCGCGATGTAGCGCAGGGCGATAGAGAGGGCGACGAGCGCGATGGCCAAGGAGTTGCTCCGCGCGCAGCATACCGGCCGCGGGCCGAGGGAAGCAACCTGGGCTGCGACGCAGCGCGCGAAGCGAGTTGACACGCCTCAAGTGCCAGCTACCCTGAAGGGTGATTTCATGAACACCCCACCTCATTACTCTTGGGAGGGATCGTGAGACGCGCGGCAGTGCCTGGCGTCCTTTCCCGAACGGGCGTGGTGCTGGCGCTCCTGGCCGGCGTCGGCGGAGGGGCCGCACGGGCCGGCACGTTCTACGTCGGCAAGAGCGGCTGCAGCGACGACGGCCCGGGGTCGAGCGCCCAACCCTTCTGCGCGCTCGGCAAGGCGGCGGGCAAGCTGAAGCCCGGCGACACGCTGCTGGTGAAGGCTGGCACCTGGGGCGAGCGCCTCGTGGTGCCGGTGTCGGGCGCGGCCGGACAGGTGATTACGATCCAGGCCGAGACGTCGGGTGCGGCGATCCTCGACGGCAGCTCGCTCGGTTTCAACGACCAGGGGCTGCTGGCGCTGACGGGGCGGAGCTACGTCACGATCCGGGGCCTGACCCTGAGGAGGTCGCCCTACTTCGCCGCACAGGTGAGCAAGTCGAACAACATCGTGCTCGACAAGCTGCTCGTGGACACCTCCGAGCACGGCGGCATCATCGTCGACCAGGGGTCGGTGGGCGTGACCGTGAGCGGCTGCGAGGTGCGCAACGCGAACGCTTGCGGCGCCGACTGCGCGGCGCACGAGGCGGTCAGCATCAGCAACGCGTCCGAGTTCATCGTGGCGGGGAACTTCGTGCACGACGGGGCGGAGGAAGGGATCGATCTGAAGGACGGGTCGAAGAACGGGCAGGTCTACGGCAACACGGTGAGCGGGATGGGGGCGGTGGGCATCTACCTGAACCACGTCACGGGCGCTCGGGTCTACGGTAACCGGGTGCGCGCGAACAAGGCGAGCGGCTTCCAGATCTCCGTCGGAGACTCGGCCACGGGGACGAGCCGGACCGAGAACAACGCGATCTATCAGAACGTCGTGGACGCCAACACCTACAACGGCGTGGAGTTCTGGTCCGCGGGCTCGGGGACGATGGGCGACAACAGGATCTACAACAACGTCTTCTATCAGAACGCGCACTACGGGGTGCAGCTCTCGAACAACACCTCCAAGGTGACCGGCACCATCGTGCGGAACAACATCTTCGTCGGGAACAAGCAGGGCGGCATCGACGGCTCGGCGGCCAGCACCAGCACGATCTCGAACAATCTCTTCGGTGGCGGCAACGGCCCGACGGGCGGCGCGCCGGTGAGCGGGGATCCGGGCTTCGTCAACGTGGGCCAGGGGGACTTCAAGCTGCTCGCGGGGAGTCCGGCGATCGACAGGGGCTTCGAGATGGGGCTGCCCAAGGTGGGCGCGCCCGATATCGGGGCCTTCGAGTTCGGGCTGTCGTCGACGGTGCCCGGGGCCGATGCGGGCGTTCTGCCGCCCCCGGCCGGTGACGGTGGCCCTGGACCTGGCCCTGGACCCGGTCCGACGCATGATGGCGGAGGCGTACCTGCCGGAGACGGCGGAGGGGCGCGCGGCGACTCCGGGGCTGCGTCGAGCGGGCTCTCGCGAAACCAGCTCCTGGGGGGCTGCGCGGTCGCGCCGGTGCTCGGGAGCTTGCTCGTGCCGCTCGCGCTGCTGCTCCTGCTCGTGGCGCTACGCTGGCCACGCGGGCGTCGCCGAGCGGCAGCGAGGCGCTAGCTACGGTCCTATTGGAGCGGTGCGCCGGCCAGCTCCTCGAGCGTCGGCACCTGCAGTCGGAGCAAGGTCACGTCGTCGTTGCGCATGCGGCCGGCGGTGCGCTCGCGCTCTACCAGCTGGGTCAGCGCCTGTTCGCTCTCGAGGCCCCAGAGCTCGCGGAAGGGGTCTTCCCCCGCCTCGTGACGGCGCAGGACCCATTGGCCGAGCGCATCGGTGGCCAGGAAGAAGCGGTCTCCCGGCTTCGCGGTGCCGCCGAGCCAGCGCCACGCCTCGGCCCGGTGCCGGTCGGCCCGCGTTGAGATCAGCACCGGCCCGTTGTCGAACTGCTCGGCCCGCTCGAGCGGAAACGAGGTCAGGAGCTGTCCGTCGCGCAGGGTAAAGAGCATGCTGTCCCCCACCGCGAGGGCCCGCCAGGGCACGCCTCCGCCGGGGCGGGGCGCCTGGAACTCGAGACCGAGGAGCGCGGCGAACGAGCCGCCGGCGGCGCGCTCGGCCGCGAACCAGGGCACTCCCGGCTGCGCGAGGCGCTGCTGCACGCGCGCGTTCCAGCTCGCCTGGTGGGGTGCGATCCACCCCGCGGTCCCTTCGGGCTGGTTCGCCGCGGGGGGGGCCTCGGTGTAGCCCTTGACGAGCTGATCGGCCCACCAGCTCGCGTACGAGCTGTCGGTCGCACCGTCGGAGATGGCGAAGCGCGCTCGCTCGGGGGCGGCGAGGTGCGCGTCCTCGTACTCGTTGCGCGAGTTGCCGTGCTTCTGCAGGCCGAGCGAGACGACCTTCCAGAGGGCCCCCGGCTCGAGGGCGAGCGGTGCCGCTTCGCGCGCGGCGTCGTGCGCCCCCACTCGCCGCTTGGGTGTCGGCGCGACGAGCGGCGGGACCGCTGGCCTCTCGCCGGCGGGTGCGAGGGGCCGCAGGGTCGGGCCGTGCGGTCCCGTGACCGGCTCGGGGCCGAAGACCATCGCCTCCCACCGCAGGTAGGCCTCCCGGACCTGTTGCCGCAGGGAGGGCTGACGACGGCGCCCCCCCTCGGCGACCGGGGTGAAAAGCAGCGCGGAGGTGAGCAGTAGCAGGGTGTGAATCGGTTTCATGAGCGCCTCTCCTCGACCGCCGAAGCGGTCCACGTCCGCCCTTGAGCAAGAACGAGGCCTGCGACCAC from Deltaproteobacteria bacterium includes:
- a CDS encoding glycine--tRNA ligase; protein product: MQKMVSLCKRRGFVFQSSEIYGGLKSAYDYGPLGAELKRNLMGEWWRDTVHRRENVVGLDASIIMHPKVWEASGHLAGFSDPLVDCKLCKERFRADKAPRAEPGTDAPITFADKGQAKVAHELVQKQFGLELTRDGRTLKGAKAGPQGYVCPVCGSPLLSDERQFNLMFRSFIGATDPFGDVANAIEQGKLAGLAGRELRAAIEELTRPASVYLRPETAQAMFVQFLNVQQSMSMKVPFGIAQMGRSFRNEITVEHFIFRSCEFEQMEMEFFCEPGTDEEWGEYWKNERMAWWRRYANHPEKFRFRPHAADELAHYAKSCFDIEYEYPWGWGELEGIANRTDYDLKKHAEHSGTRLEYFDPFKQTKYVPYVIEPAAGATRGALVYLLDAYHEEPVEGGKGEDATRVVLKLHPRLAPIKVAVLPLVKKDGMPEKARKVVEAFLARGIYTSYDEQHAVGRRYRRHDEIGTPYCLTIDGETMDNDTITIRERDTMAQRRISIDGAVAEVESLLHL
- a CDS encoding O-antigen ligase family protein; this translates as MAIALVALSIALRYIAPHYFLAELESVPLVPVATALMILAVGISILRKKIQLGIPSQAYVLGLLFLWAIVSLAVNAGLGEAAGIFTTDFLRDFVFVVTVMVCVDNLKRWKIFIGAVMVSMLVVGIFGLPQTFGPYQCAEWAEGDMANLKFDGRSCSDVRQCFDNQPKERLIPGIGPRLYRCERRGWFGVAAYLGRVHWIGVFDDSNNLAGTVGPLICLLMGIFWASTRKLHRVVWPLLAFFYAAVVYATGSRGGQLALVVGAGLTLWALWGKKAVILGLAAATALGVLVLTGHMVKVRDEQKFEGDTRVSDEFRREAMEVGFRLWSHYPIFGVGHSRIDRYHVIDPHNAFLCAAAELGTPGLLLFTLGLWANFKGAFRLRRRAREAGNAKYYQLATGLLGANVTSTISLTFFLSTYDRLSWMVPMIYSTGLMRAAKEELPEFELRLDYKDLLLLVPATFAVLGLFYVGLMASFTMS
- a CDS encoding right-handed parallel beta-helix repeat-containing protein, with the protein product MRRAAVPGVLSRTGVVLALLAGVGGGAARAGTFYVGKSGCSDDGPGSSAQPFCALGKAAGKLKPGDTLLVKAGTWGERLVVPVSGAAGQVITIQAETSGAAILDGSSLGFNDQGLLALTGRSYVTIRGLTLRRSPYFAAQVSKSNNIVLDKLLVDTSEHGGIIVDQGSVGVTVSGCEVRNANACGADCAAHEAVSISNASEFIVAGNFVHDGAEEGIDLKDGSKNGQVYGNTVSGMGAVGIYLNHVTGARVYGNRVRANKASGFQISVGDSATGTSRTENNAIYQNVVDANTYNGVEFWSAGSGTMGDNRIYNNVFYQNAHYGVQLSNNTSKVTGTIVRNNIFVGNKQGGIDGSAASTSTISNNLFGGGNGPTGGAPVSGDPGFVNVGQGDFKLLAGSPAIDRGFEMGLPKVGAPDIGAFEFGLSSTVPGADAGVLPPPAGDGGPGPGPGPGPTHDGGGVPAGDGGGARGDSGAASSGLSRNQLLGGCAVAPVLGSLLVPLALLLLLVALRWPRGRRRAAARR